A genomic stretch from uncultured Pseudodesulfovibrio sp. includes:
- the glyQ gene encoding glycine--tRNA ligase subunit alpha translates to MNFQDVILKLQNFWADYGCAVVQPMDIECGAGTFNPSTFFRVIGPEPWKTAYVEPSRRPTDGRYGENPNRLQHYYQFQVVLKPSPDNIQELYLESLAAIGIDAAAHDIRFVEDDWESPTLGAWGLGWEVWLNGMEVTQFTYFQQVGGIDLKPVSVEITYGLERLSMYLQEKESVYDLMWNDEITYGHIFHQNEVEMSKYNFELSNADMLFDLFNKFEAECLMLCEEGLPWPAYDCCLKCSHSFNMLDARSAISITERASYIGRVRNLASKIARLYADQREEMGYPMLKK, encoded by the coding sequence ATGAATTTTCAGGATGTTATACTGAAATTGCAGAATTTTTGGGCAGACTATGGCTGTGCCGTTGTCCAGCCCATGGACATTGAATGCGGAGCCGGGACGTTCAACCCCTCCACATTTTTCCGTGTCATCGGTCCCGAGCCGTGGAAAACAGCGTATGTCGAACCTTCCCGTCGTCCTACCGATGGTCGGTATGGTGAAAACCCCAATCGGCTACAGCATTATTATCAGTTCCAGGTTGTCCTGAAGCCTTCTCCTGATAATATTCAGGAGTTGTATCTGGAGAGCCTTGCTGCCATCGGTATTGACGCAGCCGCCCACGACATTCGTTTTGTTGAGGATGATTGGGAGTCCCCAACTCTCGGCGCATGGGGCTTGGGCTGGGAGGTCTGGCTCAATGGTATGGAAGTGACACAGTTTACCTATTTTCAGCAGGTCGGCGGTATTGACCTCAAACCTGTGTCTGTAGAAATTACGTACGGTCTTGAGCGGCTTTCCATGTATTTGCAGGAGAAGGAATCCGTGTATGATCTCATGTGGAATGATGAGATTACATATGGACATATCTTTCACCAGAATGAAGTGGAGATGTCCAAGTACAACTTTGAATTGTCAAATGCAGATATGCTGTTTGATCTATTCAATAAGTTCGAAGCGGAATGTCTCATGCTGTGCGAAGAGGGGTTGCCTTGGCCTGCCTATGACTGCTGCCTCAAATGCTCTCACTCGTTCAATATGCTGGATGCTCGAAGCGCCATTTCCATTACGGAGCGTGCCTCCTACATAGGCCGTGTGCGCAATCTGGCTTCAAAGATCGCCAGACTTTATGCGGACCAGCGGGAAGAGATGGGCTATCCCATGCTGAAAAAGTAG
- a CDS encoding chemotaxis protein CheW, protein MSLEMREVGDVKGAEADQELTQLVTFSIGEEEFGVNILQVQEIIRTMEITNVPRAPEFVEGVINLRGKVIPIVDMRRRFGLRSKEHDKYTRIIVIEIEMIIVGFVVDAVSEVLRIPANSVQPPPPMVAGMDSDYIDGVGKLDDRLLILLDLDSLLDNEEKEALGNV, encoded by the coding sequence ATGAGCCTTGAAATGAGAGAAGTTGGTGATGTCAAGGGAGCCGAAGCCGATCAGGAATTGACTCAACTGGTGACGTTCAGCATCGGTGAAGAGGAATTCGGCGTCAACATTCTTCAGGTACAGGAGATCATTCGTACCATGGAGATCACCAATGTTCCGCGTGCGCCGGAGTTTGTGGAAGGCGTTATCAATCTGCGCGGTAAAGTCATTCCTATTGTGGATATGCGCCGCCGTTTCGGCCTTCGTTCTAAAGAGCATGATAAATACACCCGCATCATCGTCATTGAAATCGAGATGATAATCGTCGGGTTTGTGGTGGACGCCGTATCCGAGGTGTTGCGGATTCCTGCCAATTCGGTACAGCCGCCGCCTCCGATGGTGGCCGGTATGGATTCCGACTATATAGACGGCGTGGGCAAGCTTGATGACAGACTCCTCATTTTGCTGGATCTTGATTCACTGCTGGATAATGAGGAGAAGGAAGCGTTGGGCAACGTTTAA
- a CDS encoding RodZ domain-containing protein: MNFQELGQVLQERREAKGMTIEAVMEATKISRINLVALEKGDSSSMPHPVYTKGFVKSYARLLDLDADELAMVVDREYQLEEQTAEEIAYEVSPLAGKAFHDAESPAVKKRSVWPSILIVVVLSCLIIAFVMYLNKGDTASVSVQTSETVESVETPETPVVKELTDEEGETVQPVEDSVSVEEAVVPAEDAAMPEEGKPEPVSTVPEAEKTVAAQPVVPQPVAGEKEIVATQEAAPGQTQYAHVMIITATTDKGCWIGVWKGDESKMAHDFVLKKGEPLRLMFNYPRRIRIGNVAGVTVTYNGQPYALDKNKSNIQTLFVGME, translated from the coding sequence ATGAATTTTCAGGAACTCGGACAAGTGCTGCAAGAAAGGCGCGAAGCCAAGGGTATGACGATAGAAGCGGTCATGGAGGCCACAAAGATCAGTCGGATCAATTTGGTTGCTCTCGAAAAGGGTGACAGTTCCTCTATGCCGCACCCCGTGTATACCAAGGGATTCGTCAAGAGTTATGCACGGCTGCTTGATCTTGATGCAGATGAATTGGCCATGGTGGTTGATAGGGAATATCAGCTTGAAGAGCAGACTGCTGAAGAAATTGCTTATGAAGTGTCACCATTGGCGGGAAAAGCATTTCATGATGCGGAATCTCCAGCTGTAAAGAAACGTTCTGTTTGGCCCTCCATCCTTATTGTTGTTGTGTTGAGTTGTTTAATTATCGCTTTTGTCATGTATTTGAACAAGGGGGATACGGCATCTGTCTCTGTTCAAACGAGTGAAACAGTTGAATCTGTCGAGACACCGGAGACTCCTGTCGTTAAGGAATTGACGGATGAGGAGGGGGAAACCGTCCAGCCTGTTGAAGATAGCGTGTCTGTCGAAGAGGCTGTGGTCCCGGCGGAAGATGCCGCAATGCCTGAAGAGGGAAAGCCTGAACCTGTATCTACAGTGCCGGAAGCAGAAAAGACTGTTGCGGCTCAACCTGTTGTTCCCCAGCCTGTTGCTGGGGAAAAGGAAATCGTTGCTACACAGGAAGCGGCTCCGGGACAAACGCAGTACGCCCATGTGATGATAATCACTGCAACAACGGATAAGGGCTGCTGGATTGGCGTCTGGAAGGGGGACGAATCGAAAATGGCTCATGATTTCGTTCTGAAAAAAGGGGAACCCCTTCGTTTGATGTTCAATTATCCTCGAAGAATCAGGATTGGAAATGTGGCTGGTGTAACAGTGACTTATAACGGCCAGCCGTACGCTCTCGATAAAAACAAGAGCAATATTCAAACATTATTCGTTGGCATGGAATAG
- a CDS encoding peptidylprolyl isomerase has product MCRKIAFLLVVLLFAGCSGDSDDIGIVARVNEAPIYLTQLEFQHDQFQADSVGTYVPSVEKLRIEYGDILADLIVQELVVQDLIHRDLAVTDEEVQKAEEEVRADYPEGAFEQVLVEEYIDLKSWRRQLKYYLAQKKLFQHVLRAQIKIDYKEAEAYYREHISDFYLPESMRILVVRGPSRELVVRAVEKFSQDQNQMDLATAFGEVETREVVVREGRLSAAWRSALEGLKPGQSSDVLTDRLGFEALVLLERSEAKVLAPAQAYPLVEEALLESKLRDAFDLWLSDKLKTAKITVSEHLLAEAVEKNEAETIEPEMPVIQENTEESDNEVAPEDATKN; this is encoded by the coding sequence ATGTGTCGTAAAATCGCTTTTTTATTGGTTGTTTTGTTATTTGCGGGTTGTTCTGGTGATTCCGATGATATCGGTATTGTTGCCAGGGTCAACGAGGCGCCCATCTATTTGACCCAGCTGGAATTTCAGCATGATCAATTTCAGGCAGATTCCGTCGGAACGTATGTGCCAAGTGTGGAAAAACTCCGCATTGAATATGGAGACATTTTGGCTGATTTGATTGTGCAGGAGTTGGTCGTTCAGGATTTGATCCACCGAGATCTAGCCGTGACTGATGAAGAAGTGCAAAAGGCTGAAGAAGAGGTCCGGGCCGATTATCCTGAAGGTGCGTTTGAGCAAGTACTCGTCGAAGAGTATATCGACTTGAAATCCTGGCGGCGACAGTTGAAGTATTATCTGGCGCAAAAAAAACTATTCCAGCATGTGCTCAGGGCACAGATTAAGATTGATTACAAAGAGGCTGAAGCCTACTACCGGGAGCACATTTCTGATTTTTATCTACCGGAAAGCATGCGTATACTCGTGGTGCGTGGACCAAGCCGTGAGCTCGTTGTCAGAGCTGTTGAGAAATTCAGTCAGGATCAGAATCAAATGGATTTGGCAACAGCTTTCGGAGAGGTCGAGACCCGGGAGGTCGTTGTTCGCGAAGGAAGGCTTTCCGCTGCATGGCGCAGTGCGCTGGAAGGGTTGAAGCCCGGCCAGTCAAGCGATGTTTTGACAGATCGACTCGGCTTTGAAGCGTTGGTACTCTTGGAACGAAGCGAAGCCAAGGTCTTGGCACCCGCACAAGCCTATCCTCTTGTTGAAGAAGCTCTGCTTGAAAGCAAATTGCGTGACGCCTTTGATTTGTGGCTTTCGGACAAGCTGAAAACAGCGAAGATCACGGTCAGTGAACATCTTCTTGCTGAAGCTGTAGAAAAGAACGAAGCAGAAACTATTGAGCCGGAGATGCCGGTAATTCAGGAAAATACCGAAGAATCAGACAATGAAGTAGCTCCAGAGGATGCTACGAAAAATTGA
- the mfd gene encoding transcription-repair coupling factor has product MSSYPKAISEFMRKATDSVRIFKSGPGSQALMAGALLSKGNSVVLVVPGVAEFKEMRALLTLFSSANEEALDRPVWEKDWFFLPPYHSKTPDAQAWSERWAALYGLTYGKKPCGVLMTSDNLLPHWPDESVLCENWVSLTKGEEMSPDILLEQLVSWGYVRRKVVSGPGDMAMRGDILDIHAPGYALPLRLEFFGDILEEVRLFDPASQRSKADLTEAVLLPVSPGITTEGYAERATAMWEKFRKTGEINAAQEHSLTERLDANDGFVWPGLYYDNPVGLEAYLPKDAAYLLSSGGTLRARLEDRDQAWRDFLKEEEREKGVSLPLRFIVRTHEAARQVWRNARQLVFEELTIGREKNGIDLNEIPYSDFTDIFWQPEASRRPWAALMGGLKEWIRSGQTTILSFRTHRSRSKFLALAEQEKLPISLEFKPGGRGLFALISPLRKGMELAWDQTRILGEEILQPQAARVHVGRDKAFKGLDKYDDLSEGDLLVHRDYGLAQFGGLHHMNIGAGANDYLLLFFSGDDKLYLPVDRLNLVQRFKGPEGAKRPSLDKLGGTRWSKTTAKVRKAIEKIAHELVEMYAFRKVGKGFGYGPLDDMYSEFEATFGFEETPDQDKAVADVFRDMEKPEPMDRLVCGDVGFGKTEVALRAAFRAALEGYQTALLCPTTVLAEQHYQTFIGRMEGFPVRVGMLSRFVSAKRQKTIIEAAGRGEIDILIGTHRLLSKDVELPNLGLLILDEEQRFGVKHKEKLKHFRQNIDVLTLTATPIPRTLQLSLSGIRGLSVIETPPVDRKPVETALMEREALELKAVLERELERGGQVYWVYNRVNGLARVADFVRELVPEAKVGMAHGQMNEKTLEEAMRNFWHGELDVLVCTSIVESGLDFPNANTLIVDQAQLFGLGQLYQLRGRVGRSERQAYAYFVVPSINDISEIVRKRLRIILDMDYLGAGFKVAMEDLRLRGAGNILGEVQSGQMAKVGLELFLEMLEEEVRRLRGDVETRASNPELNFVFEAHIPSGYIPDSKERLRYYKALSSAATDLELRELEAEIRDRFGSLPDELDSFFGVLRLKQTLSRLQAARAELYPGRAVVTWSDNAIAVSPEKLMQWVAARGDMTRIIPPAKLEIRYGETDSMRQALEETAVDLEAMLDMESDTPKETK; this is encoded by the coding sequence ATGTCATCATATCCCAAGGCTATATCCGAATTCATGCGTAAGGCGACTGATTCTGTTCGTATATTCAAAAGCGGACCGGGCAGTCAGGCTCTTATGGCGGGGGCACTGCTTTCCAAGGGAAACAGTGTGGTTCTCGTTGTGCCAGGTGTTGCCGAATTCAAGGAAATGCGGGCACTTCTGACGCTTTTTTCTTCAGCTAATGAAGAAGCTCTTGATCGACCAGTGTGGGAAAAGGACTGGTTCTTTCTCCCTCCATATCATTCAAAAACGCCAGATGCACAAGCGTGGAGCGAACGATGGGCTGCCCTGTATGGTTTGACCTATGGGAAAAAACCGTGCGGCGTACTCATGACTTCGGACAACCTTCTGCCGCACTGGCCGGATGAATCCGTTCTTTGTGAGAATTGGGTTTCGCTTACCAAAGGCGAAGAGATGTCGCCCGATATCCTTTTGGAGCAGCTCGTCAGTTGGGGATACGTTCGGCGTAAAGTGGTTTCCGGTCCAGGGGATATGGCTATGCGAGGTGATATCCTTGATATTCATGCGCCAGGGTATGCACTTCCTCTGCGGTTGGAATTTTTCGGGGATATTCTGGAAGAAGTCAGACTGTTCGATCCGGCTTCTCAGCGGTCGAAAGCGGATTTGACCGAAGCGGTCCTGTTACCTGTATCTCCCGGAATCACGACCGAGGGGTATGCGGAACGCGCTACCGCCATGTGGGAAAAATTCAGGAAGACCGGCGAGATAAATGCAGCACAAGAGCATTCCCTGACAGAGCGGCTTGACGCGAACGATGGTTTTGTCTGGCCTGGGTTGTACTATGACAATCCGGTCGGGTTGGAGGCGTATTTACCTAAGGATGCAGCCTATCTGTTGTCGTCGGGCGGGACTTTGCGCGCGCGTCTTGAAGATCGCGATCAGGCATGGCGTGATTTCCTCAAGGAAGAAGAACGTGAAAAAGGCGTCAGCCTGCCCTTACGCTTCATTGTTCGTACTCATGAGGCTGCACGACAGGTCTGGCGTAATGCCAGGCAGCTTGTCTTTGAAGAATTGACTATCGGGCGAGAAAAGAACGGTATCGATCTGAATGAAATCCCTTACAGTGACTTTACCGATATTTTTTGGCAGCCTGAGGCTTCTAGAAGGCCGTGGGCCGCGCTTATGGGCGGATTGAAAGAGTGGATTCGTTCAGGTCAGACGACTATTCTCAGCTTTCGGACACACCGTTCCCGCAGCAAGTTCCTGGCGTTGGCCGAGCAGGAAAAACTGCCTATAAGTCTGGAATTCAAGCCGGGCGGACGAGGGCTCTTTGCGTTGATCTCCCCGTTGCGCAAAGGGATGGAGCTCGCTTGGGATCAGACCCGTATTCTTGGCGAAGAAATTTTGCAACCACAGGCCGCACGAGTGCACGTCGGGCGCGACAAGGCCTTCAAAGGGCTGGATAAGTATGATGATCTGTCCGAGGGCGATCTTCTCGTGCATCGTGATTACGGGCTGGCGCAGTTCGGTGGATTGCATCATATGAATATTGGTGCTGGTGCTAACGATTATCTGCTGCTGTTCTTTTCTGGCGACGATAAGCTGTACCTCCCTGTTGATCGACTGAATCTGGTGCAGCGGTTCAAGGGGCCGGAAGGAGCCAAACGGCCATCACTGGACAAGCTTGGCGGAACCCGGTGGAGCAAAACCACAGCTAAAGTTCGCAAGGCTATCGAGAAGATAGCACATGAACTTGTAGAAATGTATGCATTCCGCAAAGTGGGTAAAGGCTTCGGATATGGTCCGCTGGATGACATGTACTCGGAGTTTGAGGCGACTTTCGGTTTTGAAGAGACGCCGGATCAGGATAAAGCTGTGGCTGATGTCTTTCGGGATATGGAAAAGCCTGAACCTATGGATAGACTGGTGTGTGGTGATGTGGGTTTCGGCAAGACGGAAGTCGCCTTGCGTGCGGCTTTTCGTGCCGCATTGGAAGGATACCAGACTGCCTTGCTTTGCCCGACCACGGTGTTGGCGGAGCAGCATTACCAGACATTTATCGGGCGTATGGAAGGGTTCCCCGTTCGGGTGGGCATGCTCAGTCGTTTTGTCTCAGCCAAAAGGCAGAAGACAATTATCGAAGCGGCAGGCCGGGGTGAAATTGACATCCTCATTGGTACACATCGTCTTTTGTCTAAGGATGTGGAATTGCCTAATCTTGGCTTACTCATTCTGGACGAAGAACAACGGTTTGGCGTCAAGCATAAGGAAAAACTTAAACATTTCAGACAGAATATTGATGTCTTGACGTTGACGGCGACACCTATTCCCAGAACGTTGCAGCTTTCCCTGTCCGGTATTCGCGGCTTGTCTGTCATTGAGACGCCACCGGTGGATCGTAAACCAGTGGAAACCGCGCTTATGGAACGGGAAGCCCTTGAGCTTAAGGCGGTACTGGAGCGTGAGCTTGAGCGCGGTGGACAAGTGTATTGGGTGTATAACCGGGTAAATGGCCTGGCGCGTGTAGCTGATTTTGTGCGTGAGCTGGTTCCTGAAGCCAAAGTTGGCATGGCTCACGGGCAGATGAATGAAAAGACTTTGGAAGAGGCTATGCGGAACTTCTGGCATGGTGAACTCGACGTGCTTGTCTGTACGTCCATTGTAGAATCCGGGCTGGATTTCCCCAATGCCAATACATTGATTGTTGATCAGGCCCAATTGTTCGGGCTTGGACAATTGTATCAGCTCAGAGGGCGTGTGGGGCGGAGTGAACGACAGGCCTATGCCTATTTTGTGGTGCCTTCCATCAATGATATCTCCGAAATCGTACGCAAACGCTTGCGTATCATTCTGGACATGGATTATCTGGGAGCAGGCTTCAAGGTTGCCATGGAAGATTTACGTCTCCGTGGGGCCGGTAATATTCTGGGTGAGGTCCAATCCGGTCAAATGGCCAAGGTCGGGCTGGAGCTCTTTTTGGAAATGCTTGAAGAAGAGGTTCGTCGCCTTCGTGGTGACGTTGAGACTCGAGCCAGTAACCCGGAACTCAACTTTGTTTTCGAGGCGCATATACCAAGCGGATATATTCCTGATTCAAAAGAAAGACTTCGGTATTACAAAGCCTTGTCTTCAGCCGCTACCGATCTAGAGCTTCGCGAACTGGAAGCTGAAATTCGGGATCGTTTTGGTTCGTTACCGGATGAACTGGATTCATTCTTCGGCGTGTTGCGTTTGAAGCAGACATTGTCCCGGTTACAGGCGGCCAGAGCTGAGTTGTATCCGGGCAGGGCTGTTGTTACATGGAGTGATAACGCTATTGCTGTCAGTCCGGAAAAATTGATGCAGTGGGTTGCTGCTCGCGGCGATATGACGCGGATTATCCCTCCTGCCAAACTGGAGATTCGATACGGTGAAACTGACTCCATGCGACAGGCTCTAGAAGAGACAGCGGTAGATTTGGAAGCAATGCTGGATATGGAATCTGATACACCAAAAGAAACCAAATAA
- the recO gene encoding DNA repair protein RecO has product MSSTEKALVLKVGRFREADCWVKLLSPARGVFNAFAFGGSRSRRRFVGCLDALSHVLFTIGSNKTGTYTVLEEGSLLHNFPFIRKDPSRTGLAVNCIKFIEAVEIDPSDARPVYELLLETLHMLEKGGGSSDFTPWLFRAKIAFEMGYDPDFLSCGACGQSMVSRDGCQFGIEGGQVVCRTCLSDGKPLEGLARPVSTGVLRALDWIQHSRPSDWLTVSMDSEVRRQAGQLIELFVAYHLGLSWDNGMYKKV; this is encoded by the coding sequence ATGAGCTCCACTGAAAAAGCTCTTGTTCTTAAGGTGGGGCGTTTTCGCGAGGCGGATTGTTGGGTCAAGCTCCTCTCGCCCGCACGAGGCGTTTTTAACGCCTTTGCTTTTGGTGGCTCCCGCAGCCGCCGCAGGTTTGTTGGCTGTCTTGACGCCTTAAGCCACGTTCTGTTCACTATCGGGAGCAACAAGACCGGGACATATACGGTCCTTGAAGAGGGGTCGCTCCTCCACAATTTTCCTTTTATTCGTAAAGATCCCTCCAGAACTGGTCTCGCCGTCAATTGTATCAAATTTATCGAAGCTGTGGAGATTGATCCATCGGACGCTCGTCCTGTGTATGAGCTTTTGCTGGAAACATTGCACATGTTGGAAAAGGGTGGCGGAAGCAGTGACTTCACTCCATGGCTGTTTCGGGCGAAAATCGCTTTTGAAATGGGATATGATCCGGACTTTCTTTCCTGTGGAGCCTGTGGGCAATCAATGGTTTCCAGAGACGGTTGCCAATTCGGTATTGAGGGGGGACAAGTGGTCTGTCGGACTTGTCTTTCAGACGGGAAACCGTTAGAGGGACTTGCTCGGCCAGTTTCCACCGGGGTACTTCGCGCCCTTGACTGGATTCAGCATAGTCGTCCTTCGGATTGGCTGACTGTGTCCATGGACAGCGAAGTCCGACGGCAAGCAGGGCAATTGATCGAGCTTTTCGTTGCGTATCACCTGGGCCTGTCCTGGGATAATGGCATGTATAAAAAGGTATGA
- a CDS encoding SurA N-terminal domain-containing protein: protein MVKFFSLLIGAMLMISTAQVWAAETVINRILVKINDNIITEYDLDEEMSPILEKIKGRQLSASEKKQLANVRKQALNNLINQVLIDQEVARYGINVTDEDIDNEIKRVKDDQELDDAGFEALVAKDGLTVDEFRVKLKKLFEKQELIGYMVNKKVLVTDTEIEEEYAARKDDYTLDRMVELSILLLPSDISAVEVKERIGDGELTFSEAVAKYSVGPGADSGGSIGEVGYADLAEDWKAALRGLKPGEVSDPLTIQGKEALLSPVKISEDRLVPLDEVRDGIYQELMQKKRDIIFTEYFDKLKQSSVIVYMDDSNKLDNGVSQ, encoded by the coding sequence GTGGTCAAATTTTTCTCTTTGCTCATTGGAGCCATGCTTATGATATCTACGGCCCAGGTATGGGCTGCCGAGACGGTTATCAACCGTATCTTGGTAAAAATTAACGATAATATCATTACAGAATATGACCTTGATGAGGAAATGAGTCCGATTCTGGAAAAAATCAAAGGGCGGCAGTTGAGTGCCAGTGAAAAGAAGCAGCTTGCCAATGTTCGTAAGCAGGCTTTGAATAACTTGATTAATCAGGTGCTTATTGATCAGGAGGTCGCCCGGTACGGAATCAATGTGACTGATGAAGATATTGATAACGAAATCAAACGGGTCAAGGATGATCAGGAATTGGATGACGCAGGGTTTGAAGCTCTGGTTGCCAAAGATGGATTGACGGTTGATGAGTTTCGGGTAAAATTGAAAAAACTGTTCGAAAAGCAGGAGCTTATTGGCTATATGGTCAATAAAAAGGTACTCGTCACTGATACTGAAATCGAAGAAGAGTACGCTGCCAGAAAGGATGATTATACACTCGACAGAATGGTTGAATTGTCCATTCTCCTTTTGCCGTCTGATATCTCAGCGGTTGAAGTGAAAGAGCGTATTGGTGATGGGGAATTGACGTTCTCAGAGGCCGTGGCAAAATACAGTGTCGGCCCCGGGGCTGATTCTGGCGGTTCCATCGGTGAGGTCGGGTATGCTGACCTGGCTGAAGACTGGAAAGCCGCATTGAGAGGCCTCAAGCCAGGTGAAGTTAGTGACCCTTTGACTATTCAAGGGAAGGAAGCACTTCTTTCACCTGTAAAGATCTCGGAAGATCGTCTGGTGCCGCTTGATGAAGTGCGAGATGGTATTTATCAAGAACTGATGCAGAAAAAACGGGATATCATTTTTACCGAGTATTTCGATAAACTGAAACAGAGCTCGGTCATTGTCTATATGGATGATTCAAACAAGCTCGATAATGGAGTGTCTCAATGA
- the glyS gene encoding glycine--tRNA ligase subunit beta: MAEFILEIGTEEMPARFVPKLAAELEDVFTKSLDEAMVENGGVKCYATPRRITAHVASIALTQHQEEETVTGPPARIAYDADGNLTKAGQGFAKTQGVSEDALFKMETGKGEYLAAKKTVGGGNTVDILPELCIRGIESLSFPKKMHWGDYDFTFGRPLRWLLALLDDQVVEFTLENLVSGRETRGHRVMGHGPHVVNSTTEYFSVIENDCKVVIDPEERKKTIVAEGDRLAKELGGEVVWHEGLLDEVANLVEYPKPLIGDIDALYLELPREVLLTSMQSHQKSFGVQGPDGKLMPHFLTTLNIEPKDVALVKKGWERVLKARLEDARFFWEADCKVEFDTWLNKLENVVFLGPLGSVGDKARRIETLCGKLAEVLGESKSIVPGEIEKYAMAGRLAKADLVSEMVIEFDSLQGKMGGLYAERAGKGDIVSQGIYEQYLPAGPDTPVPSSLAGALVSMADKVDTMAGCFGLGKVPTGANDPYALRRCALGISRIIMEHELDVDLDELLREAQGAYVGVKWKIEQPEALLKLKDFFGQRLRALFIGHGFETRVVDAALGAGFNDIRTLKARLQALSEFSKEADFEQAVLTFKRASNIIRKQGGKAGQTLTGSYDADLFEGEHEQTFGSKLEELAPRFDDLWESGDFGGLFGLLGELRPSVDGFFDNVMVICDDTDIRLNRLNLLKALVDRLSRLADFDALQV, from the coding sequence ATGGCCGAATTCATTCTGGAAATCGGAACAGAGGAAATGCCAGCTCGTTTCGTACCCAAGCTGGCTGCGGAGCTGGAAGACGTTTTTACCAAGTCTCTTGACGAGGCTATGGTGGAGAACGGGGGCGTGAAGTGCTACGCTACTCCGCGCCGTATCACTGCACATGTCGCATCCATTGCCCTGACCCAGCATCAGGAGGAGGAGACCGTGACTGGTCCTCCTGCCCGCATCGCTTATGATGCGGATGGCAACTTGACCAAGGCCGGACAGGGTTTTGCCAAAACCCAGGGCGTATCCGAAGATGCACTCTTTAAAATGGAAACCGGGAAGGGTGAATACCTTGCTGCCAAGAAGACAGTCGGCGGCGGTAATACAGTTGATATCCTGCCCGAGCTGTGTATCAGGGGCATTGAGTCTCTGTCCTTTCCCAAGAAGATGCACTGGGGTGATTACGATTTTACCTTTGGTCGTCCTCTGCGGTGGTTGTTGGCTTTGCTTGATGATCAGGTTGTTGAATTTACTTTGGAAAACCTGGTCTCTGGACGCGAGACGCGTGGGCACCGGGTCATGGGACATGGTCCGCATGTGGTGAATTCCACCACCGAGTATTTTTCTGTTATCGAGAATGACTGCAAGGTGGTCATTGATCCGGAAGAACGGAAGAAGACGATCGTTGCAGAAGGCGACAGACTGGCCAAAGAGCTTGGCGGAGAAGTTGTCTGGCATGAAGGTTTGCTTGATGAGGTTGCCAACCTTGTTGAGTATCCCAAACCGCTCATCGGTGATATTGATGCCCTGTATCTTGAATTGCCGCGTGAGGTTCTGCTGACTTCCATGCAGTCGCACCAGAAAAGTTTCGGCGTGCAGGGTCCGGATGGCAAGTTGATGCCGCATTTTCTGACTACCTTGAACATTGAGCCAAAGGATGTGGCTTTGGTCAAGAAGGGATGGGAGCGCGTCCTCAAGGCCCGACTGGAAGATGCTCGTTTCTTTTGGGAAGCTGATTGCAAAGTCGAATTCGACACATGGCTGAACAAGTTGGAAAACGTAGTTTTCCTTGGTCCTCTTGGTTCCGTTGGTGATAAGGCGCGCCGTATCGAAACTCTGTGCGGCAAGCTGGCAGAAGTGCTTGGCGAATCCAAGTCTATCGTTCCCGGTGAAATTGAAAAATATGCCATGGCTGGTCGTCTGGCCAAGGCCGATCTCGTGTCTGAAATGGTTATCGAGTTCGACAGTCTCCAGGGGAAGATGGGCGGTCTCTATGCCGAACGTGCCGGAAAGGGAGACATTGTTTCGCAGGGTATCTATGAGCAGTACCTCCCGGCTGGCCCGGACACTCCGGTGCCATCAAGCCTAGCCGGTGCGCTGGTGTCCATGGCCGACAAAGTGGATACCATGGCCGGTTGCTTTGGATTGGGCAAGGTGCCTACCGGCGCCAATGACCCTTACGCTCTTAGAAGATGCGCTCTCGGCATTTCCCGCATCATTATGGAACATGAGCTTGATGTGGACCTCGACGAGCTCCTCCGCGAAGCCCAGGGGGCATACGTTGGGGTGAAGTGGAAGATTGAGCAGCCGGAAGCTTTGCTCAAGCTTAAGGACTTCTTTGGACAACGGTTGCGTGCCCTGTTCATAGGTCATGGTTTTGAAACTCGTGTGGTTGACGCGGCGTTGGGTGCTGGATTCAATGACATCCGTACTCTGAAAGCCCGTTTGCAGGCGTTGAGTGAATTCAGCAAGGAAGCCGATTTTGAGCAGGCTGTGCTGACGTTCAAACGAGCCTCGAATATCATCCGCAAGCAGGGTGGCAAGGCGGGGCAGACTTTGACTGGCTCTTATGACGCCGACCTGTTTGAAGGCGAGCATGAACAGACCTTCGGGAGTAAACTGGAAGAACTTGCACCCCGTTTCGACGATCTGTGGGAAAGTGGTGATTTTGGCGGATTGTTCGGACTTCTCGGGGAGTTGCGTCCTTCTGTAGACGGCTTCTTCGATAACGTTATGGTCATATGTGATGATACGGATATCCGCTTGAACCGATTGAATCTGTTGAAGGCATTGGTTGACCGTTTGAGTCGCTTGGCTGATTTTGACGCATTGCAAGTTTAG